Part of the Sporomusa termitida genome, AAGAACGTACCGCCATTAGATTCATTGTTGAACCCCGTTAATGATCTGACCTGATGTGAAGAAGCCTGTTGGCAGATGCGGCAGGCTTTTTTATATTTACTTGAATACTGTACCAGCCCGTGGTAAAATTTTGATTGACCTAATTATACAGGTAAGGGTGATGCTTGTGTTGCTGCGCAGACTAGAGGCCTATGGCTTCAAATCATTTGCCGAAAGAACAGAATTAGAGTTTGGCCGGGGAATAACAGCGATTGTCGGTCCAAACGGCAGCGGTAAAAGCAATATTTCCGATGCCATTCGCTGGGCGCTTGGCGAGCAGAGCCTGCGGACCCTGCGGGGCACCAGGCTGGAAGATGTCATTTTTGTAGGCAGTGCTAACCGCAGGCCGCTGGGGGTAGCAGAGGTGTCATTGATCTTTGACAACACCGACGGGCGGCTGCCGTTAGACTTCAGTGAGGTGACCATTACCAGACGTGTATTTAGATCAGGCGACAGCGAATATTATATTAACAAAACGCCCTGCCGCCTTAAGGATATCCATGATATTCTGGCCGACACCGGGCTGGGCCGTGAGTCAATGACGGTGATCGGGCAGAACAAAGTTGATGAAATTTTGAGCAGCAAGCCGGAGGAACGGCGGCTCTTATTTGAAGAGGCAGCCGGTATAACTAAGTATAAACAACGTAAGCGGGAAGCCTTGCGTAAGCTGGATGATACCGAACAAAATCTCATCCGGGTCAGTGATATTACCTCAGAGCTGGAAAGCCAGCTGGAGCCGTTAAAGGAAAGCGCAGCCAGGACCGGCACTTTTAATAAGCTGAATGCTGAACTGATCGCCTGTCAGGCTACAGTACTGCTGGAACGCTTGAGCAAGGCAGAACGGCTGGTAGCAAGCGCCAACCTGGAGCAGACCCACTTAACCGACAGCAGCATTGCCGCCCAAACCCGGTTAACATCAACGGAAACCGCAAAGGAATCGCTGGTGCTGCAGGCGGCTCAAACCGATGCGCAAATTGCCCATACTGATAAAGAGATCAGTGAGGTCGCAACGGAAATAGAACGGCTTGATAGCCGGAGTGGAATATTGAGTGAACGAATTGAGCAGGGCTGTAAGGCTAAATTGCGTCTTAACGAGGCTGCCATACGGCTTGGGGCTGAACAGGAAGCGGCAGGGGAAAAGCTGGCTGAACTGCAGAACAGCCTGGCGATTAAACAGCAGCAGCAGCTTGCTGTTCAACAAGAGATAGCCGCTCAAAACACCCGTAATGATCAGCTTATTGCCAGTATCAGACAGATCGAGCAGCAATTAGCCGCCGGTCAGGAAGTGACATTTGACCATTTGCAGCAGTCTGTTAATGAACGTAACAACCTGCATGTACAGGAGCGTGACTTGGCGGCCTTATCCGTCCGGGGCAATAAGCTCCAGGAAGAATACGCCGGGTACCGGCAGCAACAGTGTGAGGTTAATACCAGGAAAACGGAGCTTCAGCAAGAATTGCATTGTCTTGTTACCGCCCAGCAGGCATTAAAAAGACAGGCGGCGGCCTTAAGGCAGGAGATAATTCCTCTGGAGAATCGTTTTAAAGTAGAGGCCGCAAAAGAACAGCAGTTGCTCGGAACAGTGCAGGAAACCTCTTCCCGGCTCAGCGTCCTGACAAGCATGCAATATGAATTAGAAGGATTCGGCCGGGCAATAAAAGGGATACTAAAAAGCCGCCATTCCTGGCGGGATGGCATTTGTGGCGCGGTTGCCCAGCTAATAACCGTTCCCGATAAATATGTCAATGCCATTGAGGTGGCACTCGGCGGGGCTCAGCAGCACCTTGTCGCTGATACGGAGCAAACCGCCAAGCAGGCTATTGCTTTTTTAAAAATGCAGAATCTGGGCCGGGCAACGTTTTTACCTTTAAATACAATCAGATTAACCAGACCCAGAGAGGCTGAGCTGCTGGCAGCCGGTCAGTCAGGCGCCCTTGGTTTTGCTGCTGATGTGGTTGCGGTTGATGAGCGGTTCCGGCCTGTAATCAATTATCTTTTAGGGCGGATCATTATTGCCGGCACCATTGATGATGCGCTTGGCATTGCCCGGAACGGCGGTTTTTCGTTCCGGATTGTTACGCTTGATGGGGAAATAGTTAATCCCGGGGGATCGCTGACAGGCGGCAGTGTGGCCAGAAAAGAAGCCAGCTTTATGGCCAGAACTAATGAAATTGGTGTACTTAAGCAGAAACTGGCGGTTTTGCAGAATAAAAGGCTGAGTTGTGAACAGGAAAAAGCAGCTTTAGAGAGTGCGATTACGGGGATTAATTCCCAAATTACCGGGCTTGAGTCCCAAGCCGGTGAGGCCGAGCTTCGCCAGGCCGAGTTGACTATTTATATAGATAAGGCTGGTTCTGATGCCGGCAGATATGAGCTGGCCCTCAAAACACTAAGTGCTGAAATTGCTGAGTGCCAGCAGGAAAGCAGCCAGTGCCGGCAAAAAATTGAAGATAGTAAGGCGGCGATTGCCTTACTGGCAAACCGGGACAGCAGTCATAAAACCCAGGTTGCTGACTGGCAAAGCGAGCTAAGGGCAGTTAAAGCTGAGCAGCAGTCTGTAGCCGAAGAGCTAACAGATGCCAAGATTAGAGTGAGCGTTACTACCCAGGACATAGCCGTTACCGGTTCAGCCTGTGAACAATATAAGCAGACCCTTGCTGCCCTGGCGGCTGACCTTGCCCGCCTGCGGGCAGAAGAAAACCAGCTTCAGGCTGAGATCGGACAAGCCCAGGCCGAACTTGTTGCCTTGGCGGGCCGCAAAGAAAATATGCAGGCGGCCAAAGGCCGGTTGGCGGAAGTACGCCAGGTGCATTATGCCGCAAAACTGGAATTGCTGGTAAATAGCCAGCGATTAGATAAAGAGATAAAAGAGCTGCGCCGGCAAAGCAACGATTTACAGGCCCGCCTGCATGAAACAGAGCTGCTCATCACTAAATACAGCTATGAAGCAGCCACGTGTAATGAGCAGATCACCGGGCAAATGGCCTTAACGGTTGAAGCAGCCAGGGCCTTGAAAAAATCAGAGTCTATTGAACAATTATTGCAAATGATAACTCATCTTGAACGTCAAATTGCTGCCCTTGGACCGATTAATCCGGCAGCTATTGATGAACATAAACGGGTTCAGGAACGGTATAATTTCTTGCAGGAGCAGTCGAATGATTTGCTGCAGGCCAAGGAATATTTGACATCAGTCCTTAAAGATATTGACTCCACTATGTCGCGCCAGTTTAACACCGCGTTTACATTGATAAGCCAATATTTCGGTGAGGTGTTTGTTCGCTTGTTTGGTGGCGGCCGGGCCGAGCTTGTCTTGCTTGAGCCAGGCAATATCCTGGAGACCGGAATCGATATTATTGTGCAGCCGCCGGGCAAGAAATTGCAGAACCTGGCCCTGTTATCAGGCGGCGAGAGGGCACTTACCGTAATTGCCCTCTTATTTGCCATATTAACATACCGGCCGGCCCCGTTTTGTGTAGTGGATGAAATCGACGCAGCGCTTGATGAAGCCAATGTCCAGCGCTTTAGTGAATTTTTACGGGACTACGCGCAAAGTACCCAGTTTATTGTCGTGACTCACCGTAAGGGGACTATGGAAGCTGCCGGTGTCCTCCATGGTGTCACCATGGAGGAGTCGGGAATATCCCGGCTGATTTCAGTAAAGTTTATGGATAAAGTCGGGTAATAAGAATCGGAAATGGTTGGAGGACTGAAGGATGGGTTTCTTTAATAAATTAAAGGCAGGCCTGGAAAAAACCAGAAAGAGTTTTACTGAGAAAATCGAGCAGTTGGTGATTGGTTATGCCACCATCGATGATGAATTTCTTGATGATGTTGAGGCCGTATTGCTGTCGGCTGATGTGGGCGTACCTACTACTGCCACCTTGATGGCAGAAATCCGCAATGGTATTAAGAGTAAAGAGATTAATTCGCCTGATGACCTAAAACCCTTTTTACAAACAAAAATCAGTGCCATGCTGCTGGACAAAGCCGTAGCTGAACCGATTTCCCATAAACCGCCGGTGGTAATGCTGATTGTTGGTGTAAATGGTGTGGGCAAAACCACTACCATTGGTAAACTAGCCAGTTATTATCAGGAAGAGGGAAAAAAAGTTCTTATTGCCGCTGCCGATACCTTCCGGGCGGCGGCTATCGACCAGCTTGAGGTCTGGGGGCAGCGTACCGGTACAGAAGTGATTAAGCATGCCGAAGGCTCTGATCCTGCGGCTGTGGCTTTTGATGCCGTCCAGGCCGCAAAAGCCCGAAAAGTGGATATCATTATTATTGATACCGCCGGCCGCCTGCATACTAAATCAAACCTGATGGAAGAACTAAAAAAGATAAACAGGGTAATTGCCAAAGAAATTCCGGAGGCACCGCATGAAACCTTATTGGTACTTGACGCTACTACCGGGCAAAATGCGATAAACCAGGCCAAGCTGTTTGGCGATGCGGTGACATTATCAGGGGTAGTACTTACGAAATTAGACGGGACGGCCAAAGGCGGGGTTGTCATTGCTATTAATAATGAACTTAGTTTGCCTGTTAAATGGATAGGGGTGGGGGAAGGCGTAAATGATCTCCGGCCCTTTGCTGCTGCCGAGTTTGCCGGTGCCCTATTTGCCGACAAGTAATTTTACTTGACATGCCATTTTGTTTTCGCTATAATCAATGGTGTAAAGGAATTTACCTTGTCACTTAAGCAGGTGAATGTATGGATCGCATGTTGAATAAAGTGCTACGGGTGGGGCAGCTTTACGATTTTTATAACGCACTGTTAACTGATAAACAGCGGGAATGCCTAAATATGCATTATCTGCAGGACCTATCACTGGCTGAAATAGCGGATGAGTTCGGTGTATCCCGTCAGGCTGTTCATGACATCTTGCGACGGGCTGAACGCACCTTAGAGGAATACGAAAAAAAACTTGGTCTGGCTGCCCGTTACAGCGAGGAACGCAGGCTAATTGCTGCCGTTGTCAGCAGCTTGGGACAGCTACCGCCTACAATACGGAATCTGCCTGAATTGAGTCAGGCCCTGAGGCAGTTACATTCATTGCTGGAAGACACCCGGGAGGTGTGACATAATCATGGTTTTTGAGAGCTTGGCCGATAAACTTCAGCAAACTTTTAAAAAGCTGCGGGGCAGAGGTAAATTGTCGGAAACTGATGTTACCGATGCCCTCAAAGAGGTGCGGATGGCCCTCTTGGAGGCTGATGTCAACTTTAAAGTAGTAAAAGATTTAGTGGCTAAAATTAAAGAACGGGCCATTGGGCAAGAGGTGCTTGACAGCCTGACGCCTGCCCAACACGTCATAAAAATTGTCAACGAGGAACTTACCAACCTGATGGGGGGGACGCAAAGCCGTATTGCCATTGCCTCGCGGCCGCCAACGGTTATTATGCTGGTCGGTTTGCAGGGGGCAGGCAAGACCACAACAGCCGGTAAGCTGGCCCATCTGTTAAAGCGCCAGGGCAAACGGCCGCTCATGGTAGCAGCCGATATCTATCGCCCGGCGGCGATAAAGCAGCTGGAGGTTTTAGGCGAGAAGCTTGAAGTTCCAGTATTTACGCTCGGGCAGGAGAATCCGGTTAACATTGCTAAAAAAGCAGTTGACCAGGCGCTGATGATGGCCCGTGATATCGTGATTATTGATACTGCCGGCCGGCTGCATATTAATGAAGAGCTGATGAATGAGCTCAAGTCGATCAAGCAGACGGTTAAGCCCCATGAAATCCTGCTGGTGGTTGACGCTATGACCGGTCAGGATGCAGTGAATGTTGCCGAGTCTTTTAATAATGAGCTTGGGCTGGATGGTATTATTCTGACTAAGCTTGACGGTGATGCCCGTGGTGGTGCTGCCTTGTCAATCAAGGCCGTTACCGGTCAGCCGATCAAGTTTGCCGGTATGGGCGAAAAACTTGATGCTCTGGAACCATTTCATCCGGACCGTATGGCTTCGCGCATTTTGGGAATGGGTGATGTTCTCAGTTTTATTGAAAAGGCTGAGTCGGCCATAAATCTGGAAAAAGCCCAGGAAATGCAGAAGAAACTGAGGAAAGAAGCGTTTACTCTGGATGATTTCCTGGAACAGATTGAACAGGTCCGAAACTTGGGACCCCTTGATCAGATTCTCGGCATGATTCCCGGTATGGGTAAGCTGAAACAGCTGCAGGGGATGGATATGGATGATAAAGAAATAAAGCATATTATTGCGATTATCCGTTCAATGACGGCGAAGGAGCGGCGGGACCCGGCGATTATTAACGGCAGCCGGCGCAAGCGTATCGCGCTGGGCAGCGGTACCCGCGTTCAGGATGTTAACAGACTGCTTAAGCAGTTTGGT contains:
- the smc gene encoding chromosome segregation protein SMC; this encodes MLLRRLEAYGFKSFAERTELEFGRGITAIVGPNGSGKSNISDAIRWALGEQSLRTLRGTRLEDVIFVGSANRRPLGVAEVSLIFDNTDGRLPLDFSEVTITRRVFRSGDSEYYINKTPCRLKDIHDILADTGLGRESMTVIGQNKVDEILSSKPEERRLLFEEAAGITKYKQRKREALRKLDDTEQNLIRVSDITSELESQLEPLKESAARTGTFNKLNAELIACQATVLLERLSKAERLVASANLEQTHLTDSSIAAQTRLTSTETAKESLVLQAAQTDAQIAHTDKEISEVATEIERLDSRSGILSERIEQGCKAKLRLNEAAIRLGAEQEAAGEKLAELQNSLAIKQQQQLAVQQEIAAQNTRNDQLIASIRQIEQQLAAGQEVTFDHLQQSVNERNNLHVQERDLAALSVRGNKLQEEYAGYRQQQCEVNTRKTELQQELHCLVTAQQALKRQAAALRQEIIPLENRFKVEAAKEQQLLGTVQETSSRLSVLTSMQYELEGFGRAIKGILKSRHSWRDGICGAVAQLITVPDKYVNAIEVALGGAQQHLVADTEQTAKQAIAFLKMQNLGRATFLPLNTIRLTRPREAELLAAGQSGALGFAADVVAVDERFRPVINYLLGRIIIAGTIDDALGIARNGGFSFRIVTLDGEIVNPGGSLTGGSVARKEASFMARTNEIGVLKQKLAVLQNKRLSCEQEKAALESAITGINSQITGLESQAGEAELRQAELTIYIDKAGSDAGRYELALKTLSAEIAECQQESSQCRQKIEDSKAAIALLANRDSSHKTQVADWQSELRAVKAEQQSVAEELTDAKIRVSVTTQDIAVTGSACEQYKQTLAALAADLARLRAEENQLQAEIGQAQAELVALAGRKENMQAAKGRLAEVRQVHYAAKLELLVNSQRLDKEIKELRRQSNDLQARLHETELLITKYSYEAATCNEQITGQMALTVEAARALKKSESIEQLLQMITHLERQIAALGPINPAAIDEHKRVQERYNFLQEQSNDLLQAKEYLTSVLKDIDSTMSRQFNTAFTLISQYFGEVFVRLFGGGRAELVLLEPGNILETGIDIIVQPPGKKLQNLALLSGGERALTVIALLFAILTYRPAPFCVVDEIDAALDEANVQRFSEFLRDYAQSTQFIVVTHRKGTMEAAGVLHGVTMEESGISRLISVKFMDKVG
- the ffh gene encoding signal recognition particle protein; this encodes MVFESLADKLQQTFKKLRGRGKLSETDVTDALKEVRMALLEADVNFKVVKDLVAKIKERAIGQEVLDSLTPAQHVIKIVNEELTNLMGGTQSRIAIASRPPTVIMLVGLQGAGKTTTAGKLAHLLKRQGKRPLMVAADIYRPAAIKQLEVLGEKLEVPVFTLGQENPVNIAKKAVDQALMMARDIVIIDTAGRLHINEELMNELKSIKQTVKPHEILLVVDAMTGQDAVNVAESFNNELGLDGIILTKLDGDARGGAALSIKAVTGQPIKFAGMGEKLDALEPFHPDRMASRILGMGDVLSFIEKAESAINLEKAQEMQKKLRKEAFTLDDFLEQIEQVRNLGPLDQILGMIPGMGKLKQLQGMDMDDKEIKHIIAIIRSMTAKERRDPAIINGSRRKRIALGSGTRVQDVNRLLKQFGEAKKMMKRIQEMQKSGKKPSFKLPFMR
- the ftsY gene encoding signal recognition particle-docking protein FtsY, which codes for MGFFNKLKAGLEKTRKSFTEKIEQLVIGYATIDDEFLDDVEAVLLSADVGVPTTATLMAEIRNGIKSKEINSPDDLKPFLQTKISAMLLDKAVAEPISHKPPVVMLIVGVNGVGKTTTIGKLASYYQEEGKKVLIAAADTFRAAAIDQLEVWGQRTGTEVIKHAEGSDPAAVAFDAVQAAKARKVDIIIIDTAGRLHTKSNLMEELKKINRVIAKEIPEAPHETLLVLDATTGQNAINQAKLFGDAVTLSGVVLTKLDGTAKGGVVIAINNELSLPVKWIGVGEGVNDLRPFAAAEFAGALFADK
- the ylxM gene encoding YlxM family DNA-binding protein; translated protein: MDRMLNKVLRVGQLYDFYNALLTDKQRECLNMHYLQDLSLAEIADEFGVSRQAVHDILRRAERTLEEYEKKLGLAARYSEERRLIAAVVSSLGQLPPTIRNLPELSQALRQLHSLLEDTREV